A single genomic interval of Bacteroidales bacterium harbors:
- a CDS encoding DUF1016 family protein yields the protein MRSDKKITTDKAYAEALQSIAKTIERAQVKMVMAANSQLLWAYWSIGNELSARTKANAWGAKVIDTFSKDLRKKFPAIKGFSARNLLYMRQFAEAYSPGNILQLNNLWEQVKSNAQPLVALLKSGEGFESAITQPVVAQFTETDFTNSLIGKIGWSHHLVLMDKCPQMVSRFWYMLNTLEHGISKNILLMQIEAGLFERQMALKKVCNFNSILPAPQSDFANYLLKDPYIFDFVQAKEKADERNIEEQLTQHITQFLLELRQGFAFVGRQYPLRVGGKEYYADLLFYHTKLHCYVVVELKARAFEPGDPAQLNFYINVINDTLKTGQDNDSIGILLCKGKNEIIAEYALRGYNQPIGVADYVLSKAIPENLQSTLPQIEDLEQELKDLDHEN from the coding sequence ATGAGAAGCGACAAAAAAATAACAACCGACAAGGCCTACGCTGAGGCGCTGCAATCCATTGCAAAAACAATAGAGCGTGCTCAGGTTAAAATGGTGATGGCTGCTAATTCCCAGCTTCTCTGGGCTTACTGGAGCATCGGAAACGAACTGTCGGCCCGCACAAAAGCTAATGCATGGGGAGCAAAGGTGATTGACACGTTTTCGAAAGATTTGCGAAAAAAATTTCCTGCCATCAAAGGCTTTTCTGCACGCAACTTATTGTACATGCGGCAGTTTGCTGAGGCTTATTCCCCCGGCAACATTCTTCAGTTAAACAACCTTTGGGAGCAGGTAAAATCAAATGCGCAACCGCTGGTTGCGTTATTAAAAAGCGGCGAAGGTTTTGAATCTGCAATTACGCAACCAGTGGTTGCGCAATTTACCGAAACCGATTTTACCAATTCGCTAATAGGCAAAATTGGCTGGTCGCATCACCTGGTGTTGATGGATAAGTGCCCGCAGATGGTCAGCCGTTTCTGGTATATGCTTAACACATTAGAGCATGGCATAAGTAAAAACATATTACTGATGCAGATAGAAGCGGGCTTGTTCGAAAGGCAAATGGCACTTAAAAAAGTATGCAATTTTAATTCTATCTTGCCGGCGCCGCAATCCGATTTTGCCAATTACCTGCTGAAAGACCCCTACATTTTTGATTTTGTGCAGGCCAAAGAAAAAGCCGATGAACGCAATATCGAGGAACAACTTACGCAGCATATTACCCAATTTTTGCTGGAACTTAGGCAGGGCTTTGCTTTTGTTGGCAGGCAATATCCCTTGCGGGTAGGCGGTAAAGAGTATTATGCCGACCTGCTTTTTTACCATACCAAATTACACTGCTATGTGGTGGTGGAATTGAAAGCCCGTGCCTTTGAACCCGGAGACCCTGCACAACTCAATTTCTATATCAATGTAATCAACGATACCCTGAAAACAGGGCAGGACAATGATTCCATAGGTATTTTGCTGTGCAAGGGAAAGAATGAAATTATTGCCGAATATGCGCTCAGAGGATATAACCAACCCATTGGCGTAGCCGACTATGTGTTGAGTAAGGCAATACCCGAAAATTTACAATCTACCTTGCCCCAAATTGAAGATTTGGAACAAGAACTAAAAGATCTCGACCATGAAAATTAA
- a CDS encoding ATP-dependent DNA helicase RecQ: protein MTAKELYSSKIISIIDNYKAVSQNQIFVILGQTTLLNIDNQKNNFADPETFKLDRNENTFNREWFTKTFTTLNLKKSYHILSFAQFSYLIYYIDPSFFNDRVVIIKDNLRQLYPIRKDEYIEKEEKENIELRPDELPIYQAEQITINGKHYYSVKTPINSFSTVDMFTETSELGFSNNQVYDTIDISSDPYSIDVFVNECFRQDDFNKTAIVKFYNKQPLNVAIILILKQLNSLLNQFGGKLFILEDAPIAAEYQVADKTNELLIKFWGETANFRNMAVYKNPNIGSEIAEISQGLVVDTIVKEYENSIVNEPCRDLFLTAPTGAGKSLLFQLPAFYISEKGDVTIVVSPLIALMKDQVNAIIKDRNFDKVAYINSELSLIDRERIIEGCKSGEIDILYMSPELLLSYDITHFIGFRRLGLIVIDEAHLITTWGRDFRVDYWFLGNHIRKIRKYHNLHFPMVAVTATAIYGGANDMVFDSIDSLVMHNPHIFIGQVKRNDIEFIVNNYERFTVNYESNKITQTVDFIKKINEIGLKTLVYTPYTRHIQQILEQLSAEQLNIATGYYGSLDSLNKEFSYRQFKCGERKIMISTKAFGMGVDISDIQVVYHHAPSGLLPDYVQEIGRVARKPEIKGFATLNYSSQDQRYTKALHGMSALKQYQIKEVLKKIHKAYLKNDKNRNLLLSVDDFGHIFENALDLDQKVLTALMMIEKDYLAKNRFNVIIARPKKLFVKVYARISDLHLPTLNNKYANTYKLLSKSGNGNSVIEMDLDRLWHDFFNNKSFPILKRDFYTGYLFKEDNINLVPQLKISFERLDSFNSVFNKLQSLLNTVQDIFANSDGYFKQDIFQLKLNNVLQDLEKAEKLSKFILSSYSGKQIQPGVIEGDAFLQQRRSIDGFEYRVFNTKHLQSFNALLTRLNNLFSNTESTKVERFVTNKESNAINYVRLGYFLEILELGTFEIKGGENPMIFIRINDPNRIERDSNYLGYTNSLLSKTLERHYLSNEIFDHFFLRSFTNLERWNFIEDFFLGSDVDLLLEKFKGGEANNIDILDTLKKKDFLLVETQTKHNDDSNVHIFHPSADRFYFLKDLITIHNDNGIKTMRISEWLREDPIAFDIVRRENTLKVNKEVFEILISKLKAYHPQYFIDALGLKARISFKGYDRIVQAIVPYSDRPVEFYKWWIDNPDSVNLTLEEKVKLFDKVYMLKPTALKREHRRLLKK from the coding sequence ATGACAGCTAAAGAACTATACTCGAGCAAAATTATTTCAATTATAGACAATTACAAGGCCGTTAGCCAAAATCAAATTTTCGTGATTTTAGGTCAAACAACTTTGTTGAATATTGATAATCAAAAGAACAATTTTGCAGATCCTGAGACATTCAAGCTTGACAGAAATGAAAATACATTTAATCGTGAATGGTTTACAAAAACGTTTACTACGCTTAATCTCAAAAAGAGTTATCATATTCTGTCATTTGCACAGTTCAGCTACCTCATTTATTATATTGATCCTTCATTTTTCAATGATAGAGTAGTCATTATCAAAGACAATCTGAGACAACTCTACCCTATTAGAAAGGATGAATATATTGAGAAAGAAGAGAAAGAAAACATTGAACTCCGACCGGATGAGCTGCCTATTTATCAAGCTGAACAGATTACAATAAACGGTAAGCACTATTATTCAGTAAAAACACCTATAAACTCATTTAGCACTGTTGATATGTTTACTGAAACTTCTGAATTGGGATTTTCAAACAACCAAGTATACGATACTATTGACATTAGCTCTGACCCATACTCAATAGATGTTTTTGTCAATGAATGCTTTAGACAAGATGATTTTAATAAAACAGCGATAGTTAAATTTTATAACAAACAACCTTTAAATGTTGCAATAATTCTGATTTTAAAGCAACTCAATTCACTCTTAAATCAATTTGGTGGAAAACTATTTATTCTTGAAGATGCTCCAATCGCAGCGGAATATCAAGTAGCAGATAAGACAAATGAGCTATTAATAAAATTTTGGGGTGAAACAGCGAATTTTAGGAATATGGCGGTTTATAAAAACCCAAACATAGGCAGTGAAATTGCAGAGATTTCACAAGGCTTAGTCGTTGATACCATTGTTAAAGAATATGAAAACTCAATTGTTAATGAACCTTGTCGAGATTTATTCCTAACAGCACCCACGGGTGCGGGAAAATCACTACTTTTCCAACTTCCGGCATTTTATATTTCAGAAAAAGGAGATGTGACAATTGTTGTATCACCACTTATTGCATTGATGAAAGACCAAGTTAATGCAATTATCAAAGATAGAAATTTTGATAAAGTAGCATACATAAATAGTGAGTTAAGTCTAATTGATCGTGAGAGAATTATTGAAGGCTGTAAAAGTGGTGAAATCGACATTTTATATATGTCTCCTGAACTTTTACTCTCTTATGATATTACGCATTTTATTGGATTCAGAAGGTTAGGGCTTATAGTAATTGATGAAGCTCACCTAATTACAACTTGGGGACGAGATTTTCGCGTTGACTATTGGTTCTTAGGTAATCATATTAGGAAAATTAGAAAATATCATAATCTCCACTTCCCAATGGTTGCCGTTACTGCAACGGCAATTTATGGTGGGGCTAACGATATGGTGTTTGACAGCATTGATAGCCTTGTAATGCACAATCCGCATATTTTCATTGGGCAAGTCAAACGTAATGACATTGAATTCATAGTAAATAATTATGAAAGATTTACAGTTAATTATGAATCAAATAAGATAACACAAACCGTTGATTTCATAAAGAAAATTAATGAAATCGGATTAAAAACATTGGTTTATACACCATACACAAGACACATCCAACAAATTTTAGAACAGCTTAGCGCAGAACAATTAAATATTGCAACCGGATATTATGGCTCATTGGACTCATTGAATAAAGAATTCTCTTATCGTCAGTTTAAATGTGGAGAGAGAAAAATTATGATTTCAACAAAAGCTTTTGGAATGGGTGTTGACATTTCAGATATTCAAGTAGTTTATCATCACGCTCCATCAGGGTTGTTACCAGATTATGTTCAAGAAATTGGAAGGGTAGCAAGAAAACCCGAAATTAAAGGATTTGCTACATTAAACTACTCTTCTCAAGATCAAAGATATACCAAAGCACTTCATGGAATGTCTGCTTTAAAGCAGTACCAAATAAAAGAAGTACTCAAAAAAATCCATAAAGCATACTTAAAGAATGACAAGAACAGAAATCTTCTTTTATCGGTTGATGATTTTGGGCACATTTTCGAAAATGCATTAGATTTAGATCAGAAGGTTTTAACTGCATTGATGATGATCGAGAAAGATTATTTAGCAAAGAATAGATTCAACGTAATTATTGCAAGACCTAAAAAGCTATTTGTGAAAGTTTATGCACGAATTTCTGACCTGCATTTGCCAACACTAAATAACAAATATGCTAATACATATAAACTCTTGTCTAAATCTGGAAATGGCAACTCAGTTATTGAAATGGATTTAGATAGGTTATGGCATGACTTCTTCAATAACAAAAGTTTCCCAATCCTCAAAAGGGATTTTTATACAGGCTATTTGTTCAAAGAGGACAATATTAACCTTGTTCCACAATTAAAAATTTCTTTTGAAAGGCTTGATAGTTTTAATTCTGTGTTCAACAAACTACAATCGCTATTAAATACAGTTCAAGATATTTTTGCAAATTCAGATGGTTACTTCAAACAAGACATTTTTCAATTAAAACTCAACAATGTTTTACAAGATTTAGAAAAGGCAGAAAAGCTCAGTAAGTTTATTTTATCATCGTATTCAGGTAAGCAGATCCAACCAGGTGTGATTGAAGGTGATGCATTTCTTCAACAAAGAAGAAGTATAGACGGATTTGAATATAGAGTATTTAACACAAAACACCTGCAAAGTTTCAATGCACTCTTAACTAGACTGAACAACCTTTTTAGCAACACAGAAAGCACGAAAGTAGAACGATTTGTGACAAATAAAGAGTCTAATGCTATAAACTATGTTAGACTTGGGTACTTTTTAGAAATTTTGGAATTGGGTACTTTTGAAATTAAAGGTGGAGAGAATCCAATGATATTCATACGTATCAACGATCCAAACAGAATTGAAAGAGATTCAAATTATTTAGGCTATACTAATAGTTTGCTTAGTAAAACACTTGAAAGACATTACTTAAGCAATGAGATATTTGACCACTTCTTTTTAAGAAGCTTTACAAATCTCGAACGCTGGAACTTTATCGAAGACTTTTTCCTCGGCTCGGATGTTGATCTCTTATTAGAAAAATTTAAGGGTGGTGAAGCAAATAACATTGATATATTAGATACGCTCAAAAAAAAAGATTTTTTATTAGTGGAAACTCAAACGAAACACAATGATGACTCAAATGTTCATATTTTTCATCCTTCCGCTGATCGTTTCTATTTTTTAAAAGATTTAATAACAATTCATAATGACAATGGAATAAAAACAATGCGAATTTCTGAATGGCTAAGAGAAGACCCAATCGCGTTTGACATAGTTAGAAGAGAAAATACGTTAAAAGTCAACAAGGAAGTTTTTGAAATTTTAATTTCAAAGCTAAAGGCTTACCATCCCCAGTATTTTATTGACGCACTTGGTTTAAAAGCAAGAATTTCTTTTAAAGGTTACGATCGTATTGTTCAGGCAATTGTTCCATATTCAGACAGACCTGTTGAATTTTACAAATGGTGGATTGACAATCCTGACAGCGTCAATTTAACATTAGAAGAAAAAGTAAAGTTGTTTGACAAGGTCTATATGCTAAAACCAACTGCATTGAAAAGAGAACATAGAAGACTATTAAAGAAATAA
- a CDS encoding SAM-dependent DNA methyltransferase, giving the protein MNQAVHNKLIAFIWTIADDCLRDVYVRGKYRDVILPMVVLRRLDALLEPTKAAVLEELVFQKEEAGFTEWDENGLRQASGYVFYNTSKWTLQRLHDTATNNQQILQANFEDYLNGFSVNVKEIVEKFKLKSQVRHMAAKDVLLNVLEKFTSPYINLTPFEKNDPDGRKLPPLTNLGMGYVFEELIRKFNEENNEEAGEHFTPREVIDLMTHIIFMPVKDKLPPVMTIYDPACGSGGMLTESQNFVKDEEGEIKAKGDVYLYGKEINDETYAICKSDMMIKGNNPENIRVGSTLSTDEFAGTKFDFMLSNPPYGKSWASELKFIKDGKEIIDPRFTITLKNYWGVEEDADATPRSSDGQLLFLMEMVNKMKPLTQNPLGSRIASVHNGSSLFTGDAGGGESNIRRYIIENDWLEAIVQLPNNLFYNTGITTYIWILSNNKAARRKGKVQLIDAGLLFRKLRKNLGNKNCEFAPEHIREIVSVYEKMEAVDRVVNPETNEEQGIAAQIFDNTDFGYYKVTIERPKRLKAQFTPERIAELRFDRTLREPMAWAYETFGERVYTDLSKHEKEIAEWCEKNELNLSAKQSKALVSEALWTKQLELLNAATELMQAIGGGEYNDFNLFRDRVDACCRDKACCRDKACLVSSAEKNTILNAVSWYDAAAEKVIKGAVRLTGDKLEQLLRHLDCKEMELADYGYFATAKKGEYIEYETESDLRDTENVPLKENIYNYFLREVKPHVAEAWINLNATKIGYEISFNKYFYRHKPLRSIEEVSSDILKLEALSDGLIKEILSL; this is encoded by the coding sequence ATGAATCAGGCAGTACATAACAAATTAATTGCTTTTATCTGGACGATAGCAGACGATTGTTTGCGCGATGTGTATGTGAGAGGTAAGTACCGCGATGTGATTTTGCCCATGGTGGTGCTTCGCAGGCTCGATGCTTTGCTGGAACCCACCAAAGCTGCGGTGCTGGAGGAACTGGTGTTTCAGAAGGAGGAAGCCGGGTTTACAGAGTGGGACGAAAACGGACTGCGGCAGGCCAGCGGTTATGTGTTTTACAACACCAGCAAATGGACGCTGCAACGCCTGCACGACACCGCCACCAACAACCAGCAAATCCTTCAGGCCAATTTTGAAGATTACCTGAACGGCTTCAGCGTAAACGTAAAGGAGATCGTCGAGAAGTTCAAGCTCAAAAGCCAGGTGCGTCACATGGCGGCGAAGGATGTTTTGCTGAACGTGCTGGAGAAGTTCACTTCGCCCTACATCAACCTGACCCCTTTTGAAAAGAACGATCCCGACGGGCGCAAACTTCCGCCGTTGACCAACCTGGGCATGGGCTATGTGTTTGAGGAGCTGATCCGGAAATTCAACGAAGAAAACAACGAAGAGGCCGGAGAGCACTTTACCCCCCGCGAGGTGATTGACCTGATGACGCACATCATCTTTATGCCCGTAAAAGACAAGCTCCCGCCCGTAATGACCATCTACGATCCTGCGTGCGGCAGCGGCGGGATGCTCACCGAATCGCAGAATTTTGTGAAGGATGAGGAGGGCGAAATTAAAGCCAAAGGCGATGTGTATCTGTACGGAAAGGAGATCAACGATGAAACCTATGCCATTTGCAAATCGGATATGATGATTAAGGGCAACAATCCTGAGAATATCCGCGTGGGTTCTACCCTTTCGACCGATGAATTTGCAGGGACGAAGTTCGATTTTATGCTATCCAATCCGCCGTACGGGAAGTCGTGGGCCAGCGAACTGAAGTTCATAAAGGACGGCAAAGAGATCATTGACCCCCGCTTCACCATTACACTGAAAAACTATTGGGGCGTGGAGGAGGATGCCGACGCCACCCCGCGTTCGTCGGACGGGCAATTGCTTTTCCTGATGGAGATGGTGAACAAAATGAAGCCGCTAACGCAAAATCCGCTGGGCTCGCGCATTGCCTCGGTGCACAACGGCAGCAGCCTGTTTACGGGCGATGCCGGCGGCGGCGAAAGCAACATCCGCCGCTACATCATCGAAAACGACTGGCTGGAAGCCATTGTGCAATTGCCCAACAATTTGTTTTACAATACCGGAATTACCACCTACATCTGGATTTTGAGCAACAACAAGGCGGCCCGCCGCAAAGGCAAAGTGCAACTGATTGACGCCGGTTTGTTGTTTCGCAAGCTGCGCAAGAACTTAGGCAATAAAAACTGCGAGTTTGCGCCCGAACACATTCGCGAAATTGTGTCGGTGTATGAGAAAATGGAAGCCGTTGACCGCGTTGTCAATCCTGAAACCAATGAGGAACAGGGCATTGCCGCTCAGATTTTCGACAACACCGATTTTGGGTATTACAAAGTAACCATCGAACGGCCAAAACGACTGAAAGCGCAGTTTACCCCCGAACGCATTGCCGAACTGAGGTTTGACCGGACTCTGCGTGAACCCATGGCGTGGGCGTACGAAACCTTTGGAGAGCGCGTATATACCGACCTGAGCAAACACGAAAAGGAGATTGCCGAATGGTGCGAAAAGAATGAACTGAACCTCAGCGCCAAACAAAGCAAAGCGTTGGTGAGCGAAGCCCTCTGGACAAAGCAACTCGAATTGCTCAACGCCGCCACTGAGCTGATGCAGGCCATCGGCGGCGGCGAATACAACGATTTCAATCTCTTTCGCGATAGGGTGGATGCGTGCTGTAGAGACAAGGCATGCTGTAGAGACAAGGCGTGCCTTGTCTCTTCAGCCGAAAAAAACACCATCCTGAATGCGGTTTCCTGGTACGATGCCGCCGCCGAAAAGGTAATAAAAGGCGCCGTAAGACTGACCGGCGACAAACTGGAGCAACTGCTCAGGCATTTGGATTGCAAAGAAATGGAATTGGCTGACTACGGATATTTTGCTACTGCCAAAAAGGGTGAGTATATAGAATATGAAACCGAAAGCGATTTGCGCGACACCGAAAATGTTCCGCTCAAAGAAAACATTTACAATTACTTTTTACGAGAAGTAAAACCACATGTTGCTGAAGCCTGGATAAACTTAAATGCCACCAAAATTGGCTATGAAATAAGTTTCAATAAATACTTCTACCGCCACAAACCATTGCGCAGCATCGAAGAGGTGAGCAGCGATATTTTGAAACTGGAAGCACTGAGCGATGGGTTGATTAAAGAAATATTGAGTCTGTAA
- a CDS encoding tyrosine-type recombinase/integrase, whose amino-acid sequence MDIFSIKLMKNRNFRALQPDEIRQDDTFRTRPELWLVNLVSRHNSGSKATICAQLTTEAKERVISPPAQTAGKPKTKTLESDRFMRIFCSFPEKVLGDSGTMTRRKTRTEIITLKKMVHHSTARHHSESGAELRYIRERLGHKSSKITEIYTHVTMKSLSNIKNPTDDFDI is encoded by the coding sequence ATGGACATTTTTTCAATCAAACTGATGAAAAACCGAAATTTCCGGGCACTGCAACCGGATGAAATCCGGCAGGATGACACATTCAGAACCCGACCCGAGCTCTGGTTGGTGAATTTGGTATCTCGCCATAACTCCGGCAGCAAGGCAACCATCTGCGCCCAATTAACCACTGAGGCTAAAGAAAGAGTCATCAGCCCGCCGGCCCAAACCGCCGGTAAACCGAAGACAAAAACACTGGAAAGTGACAGGTTTATGAGGATATTTTGCTCGTTTCCGGAAAAAGTATTGGGCGATAGTGGAACGATGACCAGACGAAAAACCAGGACAGAGATCATTACCTTAAAAAAGATGGTTCATCACAGTACTGCCAGGCATCATTCCGAAAGCGGCGCTGAACTGAGGTACATCCGGGAACGGTTAGGGCACAAGAGCAGTAAAATCACTGAAATTTACACCCATGTAACCATGAAAAGTTTAAGTAACATCAAAAATCCCACGGATGATTTTGACATTTGA
- a CDS encoding tyrosine--tRNA ligase, which yields MKNETKGQVNLILRGVAHLINRHELVKKIENATASGIPLNIKLGVDPTAPDIHLGHTVVFRKLRHFQDLGHNVFFLIGDFTARIGDPSGRDKTRPPLTEEQVLENAQTYLNQISKILDKDKTTVVYNSHWLKNMTFEDVVKMAAQSTMAKLLEHNTFRQRFESGESIRMNEFLYPFMQGYDSVALKADVELGGTDQTFNLTFGRDLQKFFGQEPQVCITMPILTGTDGKQKMSKSLGNYIGIDEPAPIMFEKIMRMNDKNIPLYFTLLTDIKLAEIKEMKAALKKNPLTSYILDIKKRLAFEIVKFFHDESQAIRSLQGYGNQMVSGMPEFSITKLPATIFLVDLIKELFLLNSKNESRTLIKQGAVTVSGEKLLNPDLVLKLQEGMIVKAGKSRIVKLTM from the coding sequence ATGAAAAATGAAACAAAAGGTCAGGTTAATCTTATTCTCAGGGGAGTCGCACACCTTATTAACCGGCATGAGTTGGTTAAGAAAATCGAAAATGCGACAGCATCAGGAATTCCCCTAAACATTAAATTGGGTGTTGATCCAACAGCACCTGATATTCATCTGGGACACACGGTTGTGTTTCGCAAATTACGCCATTTTCAGGATCTGGGTCACAATGTCTTTTTCCTGATTGGCGACTTCACTGCCAGGATCGGAGATCCATCAGGGCGGGATAAAACACGGCCACCGCTTACCGAAGAACAGGTGCTTGAAAACGCACAAACGTATCTGAATCAGATTTCCAAAATTCTTGATAAGGACAAAACCACTGTGGTTTACAACAGTCATTGGCTTAAAAACATGACTTTTGAAGATGTCGTAAAAATGGCCGCACAAAGCACCATGGCAAAATTGCTCGAGCACAATACTTTCAGGCAAAGATTCGAGAGCGGTGAGTCCATTCGGATGAACGAATTTCTGTATCCTTTCATGCAGGGGTATGATTCGGTAGCTTTAAAAGCTGATGTAGAACTTGGTGGTACCGACCAGACATTTAACCTCACATTTGGCCGTGATTTACAGAAATTCTTTGGGCAAGAGCCACAGGTTTGCATTACAATGCCAATTCTGACAGGCACCGATGGCAAACAGAAAATGTCGAAATCCCTTGGGAACTATATTGGAATTGATGAACCGGCGCCCATCATGTTCGAGAAAATAATGCGGATGAATGATAAGAATATCCCCTTATACTTTACTCTTCTCACTGATATTAAGTTAGCTGAAATCAAGGAGATGAAAGCAGCTTTAAAGAAAAACCCACTTACCAGCTATATTTTGGATATCAAGAAAAGACTTGCTTTTGAAATCGTAAAGTTTTTTCATGACGAAAGTCAGGCAATTCGTTCTTTGCAGGGATATGGCAATCAAATGGTTTCCGGGATGCCGGAATTTAGTATTACAAAATTACCCGCAACGATTTTTTTGGTTGACTTAATAAAAGAACTCTTCTTGTTAAACTCAAAGAACGAGAGTCGTACGCTGATTAAGCAAGGTGCGGTCACTGTTTCAGGTGAAAAATTATTGAATCCTGATTTAGTCCTGAAGTTACAAGAGGGCATGATTGTTAAAGCCGGTAAATCAAGGATTGTTAAACTCACAATGTAA
- a CDS encoding restriction endonuclease: MICSYSRAKYISSKGEDPYGIEMMEEEYVRLVTFEKDREYTNDEKELIQMFDYLSQSDIDSILHEFKFKCLASIIHQQIEMYKTCFYCNSLLHKETLVSKGEQVGILYESWKGDSITDIVYSCNNCGWWVIHRKYCHEGGIFTLDNDKSLYIVGSVMDYNIHDINIPIKLARNYLKKNPKDLANINPFRFELLIKDCFEDLYGNCEIVHMGYRKDRGIDLKIIRNNKKTVLVQVKRRADYSKNEGVDVVRSLNGVLFREGLSEGIIVTTAKGFTKDAISETQVMPKYETYSMKLFSFDNIIDLLNLSEINPYLPWEKFYNRKAFSNMDVGNLICTFQNDSTDYKTILVEDVDMPIVRSKYL, translated from the coding sequence ATGATTTGTAGCTATAGTAGAGCAAAGTATATCAGTAGTAAGGGTGAAGATCCATATGGAATTGAAATGATGGAAGAAGAATATGTTAGACTAGTAACATTCGAAAAAGATAGAGAGTATACAAATGATGAGAAAGAATTAATACAAATGTTTGATTATTTATCTCAATCGGATATTGATTCTATCTTACATGAATTTAAATTTAAATGTTTAGCCTCAATTATTCATCAACAAATAGAAATGTATAAAACATGCTTTTATTGCAATTCTTTATTACATAAAGAGACACTAGTTAGCAAGGGGGAACAAGTCGGAATTCTCTACGAAAGTTGGAAAGGTGATTCAATAACAGATATTGTTTATTCATGCAATAATTGTGGCTGGTGGGTTATACACCGCAAATACTGTCATGAGGGTGGAATATTTACACTTGACAATGACAAAAGCCTCTATATTGTTGGTTCTGTGATGGATTACAATATCCATGATATCAATATACCAATAAAACTAGCAAGAAACTACTTAAAAAAAAATCCAAAAGATTTAGCAAATATTAACCCATTCCGATTTGAATTATTGATAAAGGATTGCTTTGAGGACCTTTATGGAAATTGTGAAATTGTACATATGGGGTATAGAAAAGACAGAGGAATTGATTTGAAAATAATACGAAATAATAAGAAAACAGTTTTAGTACAAGTGAAGAGACGAGCAGATTATTCAAAAAATGAGGGTGTTGATGTTGTTCGAAGTTTGAATGGGGTTTTGTTTAGAGAAGGACTATCTGAAGGAATAATAGTTACTACAGCTAAAGGATTCACTAAGGATGCTATTTCGGAAACACAAGTTATGCCAAAATATGAGACATACTCAATGAAGTTGTTTTCTTTTGACAACATAATAGACTTACTTAATCTATCAGAAATAAACCCGTATCTCCCATGGGAGAAATTTTATAATAGAAAGGCATTTAGTAATATGGATGTTGGAAATCTAATCTGTACTTTTCAGAACGACTCTACTGACTATAAAACAATCCTTGTTGAAGATGTAGATATGCCAATTGTTCGCTCTAAGTATCTATAA